In the genome of Vidua macroura isolate BioBank_ID:100142 chromosome 19, ASM2450914v1, whole genome shotgun sequence, one region contains:
- the LOC128816650 gene encoding uncharacterized protein LOC128816650 isoform X3 yields MDSPHLLHVGFLLLALAAPCPSIAMANAGPANRTQGSRNTTVYYCKDYKNCTCKKDQNDFKNFERITKIQKKINTIPANDQQMTHKSHITVCFERANSSLEGIYGLSSYETQQPKIWCGILNFGENGGGNISTEEKNVCCEAEAVVWNHNPHLKCYIQKSHPKSTALPVAIPGEGIPDGASSFVWCLRDSSWLSPPACFTWMLCFLLLCSF; encoded by the exons ATGGACTCTCCCCACCTCCTGCACGTGGGtttcctgctcctggctcttgctgctccctgtCCAA gTATTGCCATGGCCAATGCTGGCCCTGCTAACAGGACACAAGGCAGCAGAAATACGACAGTCTACTACTGCAAGGACTATAAAAACTGCACATGCAAGAAAGAccaaaatgattttaaaaactttgaAAGAATTACCAAAATACAAAAGAAGATAAATACTATTCCAGCAAATGACCAACAAATGACTCACAAATCACACATCACTGTTTGCTTTGAGCGAGCAAATTCCTCTCTTGAAGGAATTTATGGCCTCTCCTCATACGAAACTCAACAACCAAAAATCTGGTGTGGCATCCTGAATTTTGGAG AAAATGGAGGAGGTAACATCAGTACTGAGGAGAAGAATGTTTGCTGTGAAGCAGAGGCAGTTGTCTGGAATCACAACCCTCACCTGAAGTGCTACATTCAAAAGTCACATCCAAAATCCACTGCACTGCCAGTTGCCATTCCTGGTGAGGGAATTCCAG ATGGGGCCAGTTCCTTTGTGTGGTGCTTACGAGACAGCTCATGGCTTAGCCCTCCTGCTTGCTTCACTTGgatgctctgttttcttctacTCTGCAG CTTTTAA
- the LOC128816650 gene encoding uncharacterized protein LOC128816650 isoform X4, translated as MDSPHLLHVGFLLLALAAPCPSIAMANAGPANRTQGSRNTTVYYCKDYKNCTCKKDQNDFKNFERITKIQKKINTIPANDQQMTHKSHITVCFERANSSLEGIYGLSSYETQQPKIWCGILNFGENGGGNISTEEKNVCCEAEAVVWNHNPHLKCYIQKSHPKSTALPVAIPDGASSFVWCLRDSSWLSPPACFTWMLCFLLLCSF; from the exons ATGGACTCTCCCCACCTCCTGCACGTGGGtttcctgctcctggctcttgctgctccctgtCCAA gTATTGCCATGGCCAATGCTGGCCCTGCTAACAGGACACAAGGCAGCAGAAATACGACAGTCTACTACTGCAAGGACTATAAAAACTGCACATGCAAGAAAGAccaaaatgattttaaaaactttgaAAGAATTACCAAAATACAAAAGAAGATAAATACTATTCCAGCAAATGACCAACAAATGACTCACAAATCACACATCACTGTTTGCTTTGAGCGAGCAAATTCCTCTCTTGAAGGAATTTATGGCCTCTCCTCATACGAAACTCAACAACCAAAAATCTGGTGTGGCATCCTGAATTTTGGAG AAAATGGAGGAGGTAACATCAGTACTGAGGAGAAGAATGTTTGCTGTGAAGCAGAGGCAGTTGTCTGGAATCACAACCCTCACCTGAAGTGCTACATTCAAAAGTCACATCCAAAATCCACTGCACTGCCAGTTGCCATTCCTG ATGGGGCCAGTTCCTTTGTGTGGTGCTTACGAGACAGCTCATGGCTTAGCCCTCCTGCTTGCTTCACTTGgatgctctgttttcttctacTCTGCAG CTTTTAA
- the LOC128816650 gene encoding uncharacterized protein LOC128816650 isoform X2, whose amino-acid sequence MDSPHLLHVGFLLLALAAPCPSIAMANAGPANRTQGSRNTTVYYCKDYKNCTCKKDQNDFKNFERITKIQKKINTIPANDQQMTHKSHITVCFERANSSLEGIYGLSSYETQQPKIWCGILNFGENGGGNISTEEKNVCCEAEAVVWNHNPHLKCYIQKSHPKSTALPVAIPGNPEFLTSKKSSLEILLAFLFVGVCTGWGTMFYFLRLRRRQAFKQDRQASDREKLTHS is encoded by the exons ATGGACTCTCCCCACCTCCTGCACGTGGGtttcctgctcctggctcttgctgctccctgtCCAA gTATTGCCATGGCCAATGCTGGCCCTGCTAACAGGACACAAGGCAGCAGAAATACGACAGTCTACTACTGCAAGGACTATAAAAACTGCACATGCAAGAAAGAccaaaatgattttaaaaactttgaAAGAATTACCAAAATACAAAAGAAGATAAATACTATTCCAGCAAATGACCAACAAATGACTCACAAATCACACATCACTGTTTGCTTTGAGCGAGCAAATTCCTCTCTTGAAGGAATTTATGGCCTCTCCTCATACGAAACTCAACAACCAAAAATCTGGTGTGGCATCCTGAATTTTGGAG AAAATGGAGGAGGTAACATCAGTACTGAGGAGAAGAATGTTTGCTGTGAAGCAGAGGCAGTTGTCTGGAATCACAACCCTCACCTGAAGTGCTACATTCAAAAGTCACATCCAAAATCCACTGCACTGCCAGTTGCCATTCCTG GTAATCCTGAATTTCTCACCAGCAAAAAGAGCAGCCTTGAAATCTTGTTGGCATTCCTGTTTGTTGGGGTTTGCACAGGATGGGGCACCATGTTTTACTTCTTGCGGCTGCGGCGTCGCCAAG CTTTTAAGCAAGACAGACAGGCTTCTGACAGAGAAAAGCTCACCCATTCGTGA
- the LOC128816650 gene encoding uncharacterized protein LOC128816650 isoform X1 encodes MDSPHLLHVGFLLLALAAPCPSIAMANAGPANRTQGSRNTTVYYCKDYKNCTCKKDQNDFKNFERITKIQKKINTIPANDQQMTHKSHITVCFERANSSLEGIYGLSSYETQQPKIWCGILNFGENGGGNISTEEKNVCCEAEAVVWNHNPHLKCYIQKSHPKSTALPVAIPGEGIPGNPEFLTSKKSSLEILLAFLFVGVCTGWGTMFYFLRLRRRQAFKQDRQASDREKLTHS; translated from the exons ATGGACTCTCCCCACCTCCTGCACGTGGGtttcctgctcctggctcttgctgctccctgtCCAA gTATTGCCATGGCCAATGCTGGCCCTGCTAACAGGACACAAGGCAGCAGAAATACGACAGTCTACTACTGCAAGGACTATAAAAACTGCACATGCAAGAAAGAccaaaatgattttaaaaactttgaAAGAATTACCAAAATACAAAAGAAGATAAATACTATTCCAGCAAATGACCAACAAATGACTCACAAATCACACATCACTGTTTGCTTTGAGCGAGCAAATTCCTCTCTTGAAGGAATTTATGGCCTCTCCTCATACGAAACTCAACAACCAAAAATCTGGTGTGGCATCCTGAATTTTGGAG AAAATGGAGGAGGTAACATCAGTACTGAGGAGAAGAATGTTTGCTGTGAAGCAGAGGCAGTTGTCTGGAATCACAACCCTCACCTGAAGTGCTACATTCAAAAGTCACATCCAAAATCCACTGCACTGCCAGTTGCCATTCCTGGTGAGGGAATTCCAG GTAATCCTGAATTTCTCACCAGCAAAAAGAGCAGCCTTGAAATCTTGTTGGCATTCCTGTTTGTTGGGGTTTGCACAGGATGGGGCACCATGTTTTACTTCTTGCGGCTGCGGCGTCGCCAAG CTTTTAAGCAAGACAGACAGGCTTCTGACAGAGAAAAGCTCACCCATTCGTGA
- the LOC128816651 gene encoding uncharacterized protein LOC128816651 — protein MLWILCLPNASLFLLLLPCFPAQDAKSRRALEQSPLHANPEQGQSVSITCVMKSSPEDAKFYLLRTHVQPGTVLSVSHLNLSEVSPAFGKRLGYSREGNRAVVTLHKLQEQDSDIYICAQDVEGSPLLSASGTMLLVKEVEQACEKSSWDFYALVTVMALLFFALVCCILYRVDVKKYFQKKKPNEVYEDMSYNSRRSTLVRNNTYSRGE, from the exons atgCTGTGGATCTTGTGTCTCCCAAATGCATCCctctttctcctgcttctcccGTGCTTCCCTGCCCAGGATG CTAAATCCAGAAGGGCTCTGGAGCAATCACCACTCCATGCCAACCCTGAGCAAGGCCAGTCTGTCAGCATCACCTGTGTGATGAAAAGCTCACCTGAAGACGCGAAGTTCTACTTGCTCAGGACTCACGTGCAGCCTGGCACAGTTCTGTCTGTGTCACATCTCAACCTGTCAGAGGTCTCTCCTGCCTTTGGGAAGCGCTTGGGGTATTCAAGGGAAGGAAACAGAGCTGTGGTAACTCTACACAAGCTACAGGAACAGGACAGTGATATCTACATCTGTGCCCAGGATGTGGAGGGttcccctctgctctctgccagtGGCACCATGCTGCTGGTTAAAG aagTGGAGCAGGCATGTGAGAAGAGCTCCTGGGATTTCTATGCCCTTGTCACGGTGATGGCTCTGCTGTTCTTTGCCCTGGTGTGCTGCATCTTGTACCGTGTGGAT gtgaagaaatatttccagaagaaaaagccCAATGAGGTATACGAAGACATGTCCTACAACTCCAGGCGGAGCACACTGGTCAGAAACAACACCTATTCCAGAGGTGAATAA